In one window of Bemisia tabaci chromosome 6, PGI_BMITA_v3 DNA:
- the Gen gene encoding uncharacterized protein Gen — translation MGVKDLWTIISPICERKSLWEFQDKCIAIDLSCWICDSQNVTDNRAQPNMYLRNLFFRISYLLLHGILPIFILEGNAPELKHDTIEQRKNARLKGSQNYNAPSGNNPPGDSKKGNRSRLKGIQTQCAELFTCMGVPFVRSSGEAEALCAQLNRVKIASGVISEDSDCFLYGARTVYRNFNLSSNAGASVDVYQMSIIEEKLNIGRNKMIALSLLLGCDYQGKGVQGIGKESALKFLENLTEEEILPRLKKWRTNKYLDAVEKDKKLLSSDPLLKLEVKIRQKALEDPSFPSADIIAEFLKENENLKSQKFSWERPSLAKFLSIAGRKLKWEDDYAIEKFLPVLTRWQLLHGNPEKPVVELEKIIKKRKPRGIASYEISWKSFTVTTIEPEELVHKMFREAVEQYEELNCKGSKKKQQVKKDKILKEVSNRNNTVENSQAKKTKEKNAKKTTVGKGIQTLDKFLVKLNNLSLVDDSEGITSNDVNEKPTLNQSIVSDTFEEENYCDYADTYYYENVTSPRESGYSPPCNSSRNVKHSFEDVAQKNSSISKLSDSASDLQTNTHSTTDNTVLDESAFFRKLNLSIVKESDQSRVSNNVSMVSCNFDHQNIDSVYYFESQEVDGDECKEEKFEPTDNVIPEIPNDFKSSENVDLLTKKVDFENEISSSGEKESRGFKNIELSQQLNDVSMLSCDFQQDKNLSFQADVKSDSSVCNNYSPMVVSPMRFLNPEANEESDQQYLILQENNNDQSTVMKSSTPISKSSKSELGSGIPTLTSGKKTWVSKFHQKCAINDSITASDFECEADDISDLSDIVENIVQRKIN, via the exons ATGGGAGTCAAAGATTTGTGGACGATTATATCTCCTATCTGTGAGAGGAAATCCCTCTGGGAATTCCAAGATAAGTGTATCGCTATTGATCTAAGCTGCTGGATTTGTGACAGTCAAAATGTGACGGACAACCGTGCTCAACCGAACATGTATCTGAG aaatCTGTTTTTCCGTATTTCTTATCTTCTACTACATGGAATCTTGCCTATATTTATCCTTGAAGGCAATGCACCAGAATTGAAACATGACACAATTGAACAAAGGAAAAATGCAAGGTTGAAGGGCTCTCAAAACTACAATGCTCCTTCTGGAAATAACCCACCCGGTGATTCCAAAAAAGGGAATCGTAGCAGGTTAAAAGGAATCCAAACGCAG tgcGCTGAACTCTTCACTTGCATGGGTGTACCATTCGTCAGAAGCTCTGGAGAAGCAGAGGCTCTTTGTGCTCAGTTGAATCGAGTCAAG ATTGCCAGCGGAGTAATTTCTGAGGATAGTGATTGTTTCTTGTATGGTGCTCGCACTGTGTACCGCAACTTCAATCTGAGCAGCAATGCAGGCGCAAGTGTTGATGTCTATCAGATGAGCATCATCGAAGAAAAACTGAACATTGGCCGAAATAAAATGATCGCTCTCTCTTTATTGCTTGGCTGTGATTACCAGGGCAAAGGTGTTCAGGGTATTGGCAAGGAGTCAGCACTGAAATTTCTAGAAAATCTTACAGAAGAAGAAATTCTGCCAAG ACTAAAGAAATGGCGAACAAACAAGTACCTTGATGCTGTGGAGAAAGACAAAAAGCTCCTCTCCAGTGACCC GTTATTAAAACTAGAAGTGAAAATTAGACAAAAAGCCTTGGAAGACCCATCCTTTCCATCAGCGGACATCATTGCTGAATTTCTAAAGGAAAACGAAAActtgaaatctcaaaaattcaGCTGGGAACGTCCAAGTTTAGCCAAATTTTTG AGTATTGCTGGAAGAAAATTAAAGTGGGAGGATGACTATGctattgaaaaatttcttcCTGTATTGACAAGATGGCAATTGTTGCATGGTAACCCCGAAAAGCCAGTTGTGGaactagaaaaaattataaaaaaaaggaaaccccGCGGAATCGCCAGTtacgaaatttcatggaaatccTTTACAGTAACTACAATTGAACCAGAGGAATTGGTCCACAAAATGTTCAGAGAAGCAGTAGAGCAATATGAAGAATTGAACTGCAAAG gatCGAAGAAAAAACAGCAAgtcaaaaaagacaaaattttgaaagaagtatCAAATCGAAACAATACTGTTGAAAACAGCCAAGCCaagaagacaaaggaaaaaaatgcgaAGAAAACTACCGTTGGGAAAGGAATTCAAACTTTGGAtaaatttctggtcaaattgaACAACCTCTCTCTGGTCGATGATTCAGAAGGAATCACATCCAATGATGTAAATGAAAAACCAACCTTAAACCAAAGTATTGTGAGTGATACATTTGAAGAGGAGAATTATTGTGATTATGCTGATACCTACTATTATGAGAATGTAACTAGTCCAAGAGAAAGTGGTTATTCACCCCCATGCAATAGTAGTCGCAATGTGAAACATTCGTTTGAGGACGTTGCTCAAAAGAATTCCTCCAtctcaaaattatctgacaGTGCGTCCGATTTGCAAACAAATACTCATAGTACTACTGATAATACAGTGCTCGATGAATCagcatttttcagaaaactcaATCTTTCAATAGTTAAAGAATCAGATCAGTCTCGAGTATCAAACAATGTGTCAATGGTGTCTTGTAATTTTGATCACCAAAATATCGACTCAGTTTATTACTTTGAGAGTCAGGAAGTTGATGGAGATGagtgtaaagaagaaaaatttgagccTACAGATAATGTGATTCCTGAAATACCAAATGATTTTAAGAGCTCAGAAAATGTAGATTTGCTTACTAAAaaagtagattttgaaaatgagattTCTTCGTCAGGAGAAAAGGAGAGcagaggttttaaaaatattgaactttCACAACAATTGAATGATGTATCTATGCTTTCTTGTGATTTTCAGCAGGATAAAAATCTCAGTTTTCAAGCTGATGTTAAAAGTGATAGCTCAGTATGTAATAATTATTCACCCATGGTTGTGAGtccaatgcgttttttaaaTCCTGAAGCCAATGAGGAAAGTGATCAGCAGTAcctaattttacaagaaaataataatgatcAATCTACGGTAATGAAATCCAGCACCCCTATTTCTAAGTCTAGCAAGTCAGAGTTAGGTTCTGGAATTCCAACCCTTACCTCAGGGAAAAAAACATGGGTTtccaaatttcaccaaaaatgtgCAATTAATGATAGTATCACAGCCTCCGATTTTGAATGTGAGGCCGATGATATTTCAGACTTAAGTGACATAGTTGAAAATATCGTACAGAGGAAAATCAACTGA